A section of the Candidatus Dormiibacterota bacterium genome encodes:
- a CDS encoding NifU family protein, with protein MQQPRIGATEFALTRIEQVRANRRQPDAGVRVAITGRADGQFVYDMQLVQTGKEHPGDMVVEGPEGLTFHVPLTTAAYLDGATLDADPSTGALKVDNPNPLWLEPLAQDVQRLIDLEINPAVAQHGGHIDLLDVTDGVAYVHMGGGCQGCGMASVTLAQGVRTSILDRFPEITDVRDTTDHAQGANPYYQASKK; from the coding sequence ATGCAGCAGCCACGCATCGGCGCGACCGAGTTCGCGCTCACCCGCATCGAGCAGGTGCGGGCCAACCGGCGGCAGCCCGATGCCGGGGTCCGCGTGGCCATCACCGGCCGCGCCGACGGGCAGTTCGTCTACGACATGCAGCTGGTCCAGACCGGCAAGGAGCACCCTGGCGACATGGTGGTCGAGGGCCCCGAGGGCCTGACCTTCCACGTGCCCCTGACCACCGCCGCCTACCTCGACGGGGCCACGCTCGACGCCGACCCCTCGACCGGCGCCCTCAAGGTCGACAATCCCAACCCGCTCTGGCTGGAGCCCCTCGCCCAGGACGTGCAGCGGCTCATCGACCTCGAGATCAACCCTGCGGTGGCCCAGCACGGCGGGCACATCGACCTGCTCGACGTCACCGACGGCGTCGCCTACGTGCACATGGGCGGCGGCTGCCAGGGCTGCGGGATGGCCTCGGTGACCCTCGCCCAGGGGGTGCGCACCTCGATCCTCGACCGCTTCCCCGAGATCACCGACGTGCGCGACACCACCGACCACGCCCAGGGCGCCAACCCCTACTACCAGGCCTCCAAGAAATAG